Sequence from the Thermococcus nautili genome:
CGCGGTTGAGATAGTCCACGGAAAGGGCGCAATCTTCCGCGTCCCCGAGAAGACGGCAGTTGCATGGGACCTGAACGGGAACCGCGTTGAAGGCTCTTACTACGCCTACGCCCCACTCTGCATGGCGGACAAGTTTGAAATGATTCTCTCCCCGGAGGAGCTCCGCTCAAAACTTCCGGAGTGGCCCTACTTCATAATCGACCTCCAGCTCTGGGACAAGCACACCCAAAAGGAGAAGGGCAAGGTCTGCCTCCAGGTTAACCAGAGCTACGGCCTTCTGCGCGACTACTTTACCGGAGGAGAGCTGGCGGTAACGTGGGCCAACGAGGAGTTTCAAGAGATGTTCCACGGCCCTCTCGACAGGATTATAGCCTATGATGGCCCAACGGCCGAGTTTTTGAAGGAGAAGGAGATATCCGAGGTCGTTCTCCTCGACCCCTGGGCGGATGAGGTTTTAAGCGAAAAAGACTTCGGCGTTAAGGCCTTTGTAATCGGCGGAATCGTAGATACCGGTCACGACAAAAAGCTGACGCCGAAAATAGGCGAGGAGCTCAAAAATGCTGGAATCCGGGTCAGACGAAGGAAAATAGTCCTCAGGGGCGACGTTACCGGCGTTCCTGATAGAATAAACAGAATCCTCGGCATAATCCTCAAGATGATGGTGGAAGGAAAGCCAATGGACGAGGCCGTTTACGAGTTCCAGGAACCGCTTCACGCGCGCTGGAGACTCAGAAAGGAGCTTCCGAAGAGGGCAACCCGCTACATGGTGGACGGGAAGACCTACCGCGTCGTCGAAAAGGAGCTGTTCGACGAGTACTCGAAGTGGCTCAAAATCCGCTGGGAGGACTTCGTTAAAGTTCTCAGGGAGCTTGACTTGGTCGCGCTCGATAGAAAGAGGATTCACCACCTTAACAAGATTTCGAACGCGAGGCTCATTCGCGGAAAGCTCTACCGTGTGATTCTGCTCAAAAAGGCCGCGATGCTCTGCTACAACTGCTGAAATCGTTAGATGAATGAACCAGATGGCATTTAAACCCTGTCTTCAACTTTCTTCGGGGGTTGACATGGGAGTAAGCGCGCTGATTCTCTTCCGGAATTACAACATTGGAACCCAGCAGGTTATGGGCGGCTCTCCGTGTGAGGTCATACCAAGAATTTACTCCAAGTTTAGAAAGGCTCACTGCCCGGAGCAGGCGATTCTGAACATAATAAAGGAGAACGGCAACGTTGTCTTCGGCGAAGGGGACAACAAGATGTTTACAGGCTACGACTTTGTCTACAAGGTGTGGTACACGGGAAAGACGCTCTTCATCGAGAACGAAGACCTGCTTGAGGATGATATGATTCAGGAAGTCCTTGATGAACTGAGGAAGGAGTTCGGAGAGATAAGGGTTGAGGTAATAAAGGAGAGAGACGCGACGCTCTTTGAGATTCAGCTCAGATAATCCGCTATCTTATGTATCCCCTCAGTATACCCGCCATCAGGAGCAACCCGAATAGGCCAACGCGTATCGCGAACTTTGTCTCGGGGGGCGTCTCAGGGAGGTCGATTCCGAACTGACCTCCTCCCCGTTCTGAAGGGCGAGGGTTCAGCTCAACCCCTCGCCAACGGCGGGGAGGTTTGAGGGGTTCTCATTAAGGAACCCGTTGGAACGGGTTCTTCGAACCCCTCTGGCCGGGCCTTCGGCCAATTACCCCTCCTCTGAGCGTAAAGCCCGCTCAGATTCGGGGTTATGGTTTTTACAGCCCTCTTCAAAATATTAAACGCTCCAACCAAGTCCGCATTAAAAACAAGCCCCGTCGCGGGACACTTAAACAAACCTCTGACAAACCTCGCCCTTTCGTGGAGCTTCCCGCAAACGGGACAGGTCTTAGAAGTGAAAGCCTCATTAACAAGCTCAACCTGAATACCATACTCCTCTGCAACCTCAGTCAAGCGTTTGATAACGTAATTAAACCGCCAGACGTGAGAGAGGATAAAATTCTGCTTTTTGCCCCGGTCAGAGTTCCTCGCAATTCCCTTTGGATAACCAACGACAATCTTAGAAACGCCCAACTCGTAAAGTTTCCTCACGGTTTGCCTTACCGCCGTGTTAAGGTAGTGTTTCGCCTGAAGTTTGGACCTCCTATGCATTCTCCTGAGTTTTCTACTCGTTTTGGCTCCACTCTTATTGAGTTTAGACTGGTAATCGGCAATTTTTCTCCTCCAATAAAAATCAATACTCTTCAAAGGCCTTCCATTCACGAGGAAGCTTTCCCCGTTTTCCACGTAAACGGCCATGAGATTGTTCACTCCCAAGTCAATTCCTGCTGAAAGGCTTCCCTTTGGAGTTCTCGGGAGTTTAACCCACTCACCACCCTCAAGCTTTTCCTCGACGGTAAAGCTCAAGTGGGCATACCACTTCCTCCTAACCGGGTCATAAGTGATTTCTAAGCGTCCCTGCTTGCCCTTCAGGTGAATTCTGCCTTTGAACTGAATTTCTAAGCGTTTGAATTTGCCAATGCCTTTTAGAATGAGTTTATTACCCTCAATTTTGTATTGGTCGTTTCTGAGGACGATTAAGGGTTTTCTCCTCCCGTTTTCTTTGAGGTAGTTTGGTGGTTTAGGCTTAAGCCAGTTGGGAAGTTCTCCATTTCTCTTCTTCCGGAGGAGTGAGAAGAAACTCCTCCAGCTTTCAGCGTTCTTCCTCGCTATTTGTTGAACGGTTGCAGAGCCAATTTCCCGTTTAAACTCTTCATAAACGGTTTTTTCGGTCGAATTGAAGTCCACGATTTTGCCCTCGAAGAACTGTTGTCTTCGCAGGTAGTTTACGCGGTTCCAGACTTTGGTTCCAGTATCGGCTAATTCGAAGAGGATTTTCGCTTGCTCTTTTGAAGGTTGGAGTTTAACCATTACTGTTCGCTTCATTTTAAAGTATGGTATGAATTTTAAGCTTTAAAAGAGTATCGCTTTCCTAATTGAAGGGCCGTTGAGCAGTTTACTGCATCCCCGCCCTAAAGGGCGAGACTTTCAAAAGAAAAATGTAATACACTACCCACTTTGCCATTGCACCACCGGAGGGATTAAAAAGTCATGCCTTAAAAGAATTACGACATGATGTATTACAAAGAGGACCCGGAAGGAGAGAAAGAAAGAACTCAGAAGAACACTATAACCGCGTCCCCAACTACTGCCGTCTCGACCTCTTCCCCTTCGCTGAACACCGCCTTCCTGATGACGACGTCGTCCTTGCTCAGTTCGACCTTTTCTCCATCGACCTCGAACTCGACCTGTCCGGTCTCCTTGAGCGCCTTGGCAACCTCATCGGCGTGCTCCTTGAGGTAGGCGGTAATCTTCGGAACGAGCTTTCCGTAGCGCGGCCCGACTGTCCTGAAGTTGGGCTTTATCTCGGTTATGCGCTCCTCTAAAGCCGGCTCGCCCCTGATGACCTCAAGCCTCTCGATGTTCATCGTTCCGGCTATGTCCCTCTCGATGGCCTTGAGCTTCTCGTAGGAGTCTGTTGCGTAGATGGCCACGTGCTTGAGCTTGGCGTTGAGGGCGAGGCCGTGGGAGTTCTTGTAGCGCCTTATCGCGCCGACTATTTCCCTCGCCAGCTCACCGAGCTTCTCGGCCTCTTCGTCAAGTCTGTCCTCCCTGAACTTCGGCCAGTCGAGGAGGTGGACGCTTTTAGCGCCAACCCGCTCGCGGAAGAGGTTCTGGTAGAGCTCCTCGGTGATGTGCGGGACGAAGGGCGCCATCAGGAGCATCAGGTTGTAGAGGAGCTCGTAGAGCGCCGTCTTAGCCTTCAGCTTGCTCTCCTCGTCGTCGCCGTAGAGGCGGTACTTAATCATCTCGATGTAGTCATCTGCCACCTCGTGCCAGACGAAGGTTATCAGCTCGCGCGTGAGCAGGTTGAAGCGGTAGCGCTCCATCTCCTCCGTGGCGAACTTGATGAGCCTGTGGAGCCTGCTGAGAATCCAGCGGTCGAGTGGTTCGAGCTCCTCGGGCGCTTTGGCCGGGTCGAAGTCGGCCAAATGGCGCTCGGCGAAGCGGTAGATGTTCCAGACCTTCTGCAGGAAGCGGAAGTTGTAGTCAACGGTCTCCCACTTGAACGGGTGGTCCTCTCCGGGCGGGGCGAGGGCCGTCCAGAGCCTCAGAGCGTCGGCGCCGTACTTCGGAATGACCTCGTCAGGGGCAACGACGTTGCCGTAGCTCTTGCTCATCTTCCTTCCATCGGGTCCGGCGACCATTCCGTTAATGAGGACGTCGCGCCAGGGCTTCTGGCCGGTGAGCATGTAGGTCCTGAATATCGTGTAGAATGCCCACGTCCTTATGATGTCGGTTCCCTGGGGCCTGAGCGCGGTCGGGAAGTTGTGCTCGAACCAGCGCTTCGCTTCCTCGTCGCCCTTAATCGCGTCGTGCCACCTGCTTATTATCAGCGGGGTTATGCTCGAGTCGACCCAGCAGTCGAGAACATCAGTTACCGGCTTCGGCTCGCTTCCGTCGGAGCACTTCCTCGGAGGCTTGTCAAAGCGCGGGTCAACCGGAAGCTCCTCCTCGTCGGGCAGTATTATCTCGCCGTTATCGCAGACCCAGAAGGGAATCGGCGTTCCAAAGACCCTCTGCCTGCTTATGACCCAGTCCCAGTCCATGCTCTCGGCCCAGTCCTTGAGGCGAAGGAACATGTCCTCGGGATACCAGTTGATTTCCTTCGCGACCTTGACTATCTCGTCCGTGAAGTCCTTGACCTTGATGAACCACTGCTTCTTGGGGAGTAACTCAATCGGGGCCATACAGGAGCTCCTCTCGGTGTGTCTGAGAACGCGGTGCCTTATCTTCTCCTTCTTGTACAAGAGCCCCATCTTCTCAAGGTCTTCCGCAATCTTCTTCCTCGCTTCCTCGGTCTTGAGGCCGGCGTAAGGCCCGGCGTTCTCGTTCATGGTTCCGTCCTCGTTGATTGCTATGATGACCGGCAGGTTGTAGCGCTTCTGCCAGACGACGTCCTGCTCGTCGCCGTAGGTACAGTTGTAGACCGCTCCGGTTCCAAAGCTCGGGTCAACGTCCTCGTCAGCCAGAACTGGCACTTCCCTCTCGAATATCGGGAGCTTGACCTTCTTGCCGACGACGTCTTTGTAGCGCTCGTCCTCCGGGTGGACGAAGACGGCAACACAAGCGGGCATCAGCTCGGGCCTCGTCGTCGCTATCGGGACGTAACCGGAACCATCGGCAAGCGGGAGCTTGATGTAGTAGAGGAAGCCGTCTTCTTCAACGTAGCCGACCTCAGCCTTGGCAAGGCTCGTCCTACAGCGCGGGCACCAGTAAACGGGGTGCTCGGCCTGGTAAAGGAGGCCCTTCTTGTAGAACTCGATGAGGGACTTTTGGACTGCTGCCTTGTACCAGTCGTCCATCGTGTGATACTCTAAGTCCCAATCCGCTGAATAGCCTATTCTGATGAACTGGTTGCGCATGGCCTCGATGGCCTGCCAGGTCCACTCAACGCACTTCTGGAGGAACTTCTCTGGTTCATCTTTGCTTATTCCGAACTCCTTCTCGACCTTAAGCTCGGTAGGAAGCCCGTGGTTGTCGAAGCCCTGCGGGAAGAGCACGTTGTAGCCGGTCATTCTCTTATAGCGCGCGATGATGTCAATCCAGGTGTGGCTGAGCACGTGACCGAGGTGGAGCGTTCCGCTAGTGAACGGGGGCGGGGTGTCAATCGCGTAGCTTGGCCTCTTCTCGTCGAGCTCGTACTTGTAGATTTTCTCATCGAGCCAGAACTTCTGCCACTTGGGCTCAATCTCGTTCGGGTTGTAGTTCTTCGGGAGCATCTTATCACCTTCCACAGGGTTTTTCCATGATGTTACCCCCTTCGCCGGGGGCGCTTAAAAAGGTTAATCCCCAGATTGGCAGGGCTGAAAGGGCCCCGGTCAGGCCGGCCACGAGGTAGGCCGTGCCGAGTCCGAACTTTCCGGCGAGCAGGCCTATCGCGACGTTTGCAATTGCCGTGAACCCGCTTCCTAAGGTGCTCAGCGTTGAGCTGACCGTCGAGCGGACTTCCGAGGGAATGAGGTCGTTCCTGAGGACGGCTATCAGCGGTCCCCTTGTCCCGAGGGTAACCTCGACCGCGAAGAGGAGGGCCACGCTCCCCCAGAGGTCGGGTACGAGGCCAAGGAGAGCAACCTCAACGCCGAGCAGGGCCGATGTCAGAGCAACGGTTTTCGGAGACGGTTCGAGCTTCTTCGCCAGCAACGCGCCGAGGGAAGTCGAGAGCAGCATCGTCGCGAAGAGCGGTCCGAGGGCTTCATCCGGCAGCCCTTTGGCCTTCAGCAGGAGCATCCAGAACGTGAAGAACGCCCGTCCAGTAAAGCTCAGCAGGAACGAAGAGAGGAGGAGCAGGTGCAGTCCCCTATTTTCAAAGACCACATGCAGGCCTCTGCGCAGTATCCCAGAGTAGCCAAGTTCCGCCTTGCCCCTGTTGTCTGGCAAGAGGAGGGAGGCCATAACGCTGGAGGCCATCGCGAGAAGCCCCGCAGTAATCACTGGGACGTTCGGAGCTAATCCCGCGAGTACACCGCCGAGGAAACCGCCTGCGAACCTGACCGGTCCGGAAAGGGCCTTCAGCCTGCTCAGGACGTCCTTTACCAGCTTTCTGTCTCCAAGGGCATCGTAGAGCCAGGGAACCATCGTCCCGCTGACGAGGGCGCTTCCAAGGCCGGAGAGGGACGCACCCGCGAGGACGCCCCAGAGCCCTCTTGAAAGGCCTATGACAACCAGTCCAAGGCCGAAGAGGGAGCTTCCGATTGAGTAAACCCGGACCCTGCCGTGCCTGTCCGCGAGACCGCCGGTCGGGAAGTCCGTGAGGAGCTGGGCAATCTCTGAAACGCTCTGAACCAGCCCAATCTCAGAAAAGCTCAGGCCAACCGACTTAAGCCAGAGGCTCAGGTACGGCCCAAGAACCGCTGAGCTCAGCGAGCCCACTAAAGCCGTCGCCGTGTAGCGCCATTTCAGACCACGCTCCCGTCTTTCCGTGGACGATAGGCATCACCCGTGCACTGAAATGGGGAGGGGTTTAAAAGTTTTTGCATTGCCCCTTATTTCACTGCCACCAGCCAGTACCTCCTGTCGTTGGGCCTCAGCTCGTGAAGGTTTCCGTAGATTTTAACCTTCCTGAAGTGCCTCTCAGCTAAAAGCCTCATCTCCCTCGGCGTGTATATGTTGAGTTCGTCGTCCACCATGAAGGCCCTAACGCTCCCGTTCGGTTTGATTATCTGCACGAGCCTCTTGAAGCGGAGCTTCTGAAAA
This genomic interval carries:
- the trm10 gene encoding tRNA (guanine(9)-/adenine(9)-N1)-methyltransferase, whose product is MKTLADVFRDALRERGIESIGTLSKRFRKSKNKLQDIAVEIVHGKGAIFRVPEKTAVAWDLNGNRVEGSYYAYAPLCMADKFEMILSPEELRSKLPEWPYFIIDLQLWDKHTQKEKGKVCLQVNQSYGLLRDYFTGGELAVTWANEEFQEMFHGPLDRIIAYDGPTAEFLKEKEISEVVLLDPWADEVLSEKDFGVKAFVIGGIVDTGHDKKLTPKIGEELKNAGIRVRRRKIVLRGDVTGVPDRINRILGIILKMMVEGKPMDEAVYEFQEPLHARWRLRKELPKRATRYMVDGKTYRVVEKELFDEYSKWLKIRWEDFVKVLRELDLVALDRKRIHHLNKISNARLIRGKLYRVILLKKAAMLCYNC
- a CDS encoding RNA-guided endonuclease InsQ/TnpB family protein, whose product is MKRTVMVKLQPSKEQAKILFELADTGTKVWNRVNYLRRQQFFEGKIVDFNSTEKTVYEEFKREIGSATVQQIARKNAESWRSFFSLLRKKRNGELPNWLKPKPPNYLKENGRRKPLIVLRNDQYKIEGNKLILKGIGKFKRLEIQFKGRIHLKGKQGRLEITYDPVRRKWYAHLSFTVEEKLEGGEWVKLPRTPKGSLSAGIDLGVNNLMAVYVENGESFLVNGRPLKSIDFYWRRKIADYQSKLNKSGAKTSRKLRRMHRRSKLQAKHYLNTAVRQTVRKLYELGVSKIVVGYPKGIARNSDRGKKQNFILSHVWRFNYVIKRLTEVAEEYGIQVELVNEAFTSKTCPVCGKLHERARFVRGLFKCPATGLVFNADLVGAFNILKRAVKTITPNLSGLYAQRRGNWPKARPEGFEEPVPTGSLMRTPQTSPPLARG
- a CDS encoding valine--tRNA ligase → MLPKNYNPNEIEPKWQKFWLDEKIYKYELDEKRPSYAIDTPPPFTSGTLHLGHVLSHTWIDIIARYKRMTGYNVLFPQGFDNHGLPTELKVEKEFGISKDEPEKFLQKCVEWTWQAIEAMRNQFIRIGYSADWDLEYHTMDDWYKAAVQKSLIEFYKKGLLYQAEHPVYWCPRCRTSLAKAEVGYVEEDGFLYYIKLPLADGSGYVPIATTRPELMPACVAVFVHPEDERYKDVVGKKVKLPIFEREVPVLADEDVDPSFGTGAVYNCTYGDEQDVVWQKRYNLPVIIAINEDGTMNENAGPYAGLKTEEARKKIAEDLEKMGLLYKKEKIRHRVLRHTERSSCMAPIELLPKKQWFIKVKDFTDEIVKVAKEINWYPEDMFLRLKDWAESMDWDWVISRQRVFGTPIPFWVCDNGEIILPDEEELPVDPRFDKPPRKCSDGSEPKPVTDVLDCWVDSSITPLIISRWHDAIKGDEEAKRWFEHNFPTALRPQGTDIIRTWAFYTIFRTYMLTGQKPWRDVLINGMVAGPDGRKMSKSYGNVVAPDEVIPKYGADALRLWTALAPPGEDHPFKWETVDYNFRFLQKVWNIYRFAERHLADFDPAKAPEELEPLDRWILSRLHRLIKFATEEMERYRFNLLTRELITFVWHEVADDYIEMIKYRLYGDDEESKLKAKTALYELLYNLMLLMAPFVPHITEELYQNLFRERVGAKSVHLLDWPKFREDRLDEEAEKLGELAREIVGAIRRYKNSHGLALNAKLKHVAIYATDSYEKLKAIERDIAGTMNIERLEVIRGEPALEERITEIKPNFRTVGPRYGKLVPKITAYLKEHADEVAKALKETGQVEFEVDGEKVELSKDDVVIRKAVFSEGEEVETAVVGDAVIVFF
- a CDS encoding MFS transporter; protein product: MGSLSSAVLGPYLSLWLKSVGLSFSEIGLVQSVSEIAQLLTDFPTGGLADRHGRVRVYSIGSSLFGLGLVVIGLSRGLWGVLAGASLSGLGSALVSGTMVPWLYDALGDRKLVKDVLSRLKALSGPVRFAGGFLGGVLAGLAPNVPVITAGLLAMASSVMASLLLPDNRGKAELGYSGILRRGLHVVFENRGLHLLLLSSFLLSFTGRAFFTFWMLLLKAKGLPDEALGPLFATMLLSTSLGALLAKKLEPSPKTVALTSALLGVEVALLGLVPDLWGSVALLFAVEVTLGTRGPLIAVLRNDLIPSEVRSTVSSTLSTLGSGFTAIANVAIGLLAGKFGLGTAYLVAGLTGALSALPIWGLTFLSAPGEGGNIMEKPCGR